GAAAGTTTATTTCAGAGATCTGTTCATGTAAAAGCTCTGAAAGTATTTGGTCATGCTCAAGAAAGTAATAGACAATGtaatctgcatttaaaaagcATGTAACATATTCACATGTACAGTTATACTGAACATCAGTCTGTGTAAAATATCAGGTGTAATTAAAAGCATTAGATACAAGTATACACTCACCTATAAGATACACCTATTTTCACAGAATGCACTGCCCTAACTCAGTATACTGAGTCACCAGTCCAGTTTCATATCTGCTTTACTCCACACAtactttcctcctctttttagGAACATCTTCTCATCAAATCCACTGAATTTTATAGCTTCTTCTACGCCAACATCCAGGATGGACTTGGAAGGTTCTTTCCGCCCATTTCTACAGTTTAGAAAACGCATCTGGAATGTAAGATAGATAAGATGATAAGATGTTAGAAAGTCAATTTGCAAAAGCTTAAGTTTTCTACAGACTTAAGGAAGTTGCACTGCAATTCCACCAAAGCCTATGTAAGTGCATGAAGAGGTTCACTGTAGTCCTCAGAAGGCTCAGAAACTCATGGTTAGACATGTGACAAATCTTAGCAGGAACAAAGCAATATCGTAATTCTTGAAGATTAAATGCTGTCACTTCAGTTACATGTAAACTAAGTTGGCACTCCGAAACTTAACTTTCAAGGGCAAGTTCTGcatttttatattaaagaaaaaaagcaaagatggCCTGCAAAACTAGACATCTACACCTTGAGATTTGTGATGCAAGGATTATGTGTGCAGGCTGATGGCAACGCCTCCTTAGGTCATGCTGTATTGTAGTTCACAACATGTCTGATGGGCATAAATCACATCTGTTCCTTGTACTACATGGCAAAATTTTTTTATAGAATGCAGAGTAAATTAACTGGTTCTCACTGttgtatacatacatatattaaCATACAAATACCATGTATCAAAAAAATACTTACATATTCATCCAGAATGAGGTATGAATCCCTCATCTGTAAtagaccaaaagaaaaaaactaaattAATGTACAAATCAAAATTCCATTCCACTGAAAAAGGAGGGACAAAACAAGCAACTATTCATTCAAGGTCTGATACAAATCTTTGAAACAGTTGCTGTATCACCACTGTTTCAGTGAGCTTGGATGAAATTTATAGAAATAAATGACAGAATTGCTAGAGAAACTTTATGTATGAATAAATTAGTAATTCCTGGAATATTACCTCTCTGGTGTCTAAGTGAAATGTGGGTGCCCAACTGGGCAaaggtattttaaataatatccAAGTTTTCTATTAACTTCTACACCAGAAGAACTTAAAGTTTTGCATGCTGGAATGATTATGCCATTTTCCAAACAAATGACATGACCATTTTAACTGGAATGTTTAATTACAACCTCACCAAACAAAGGTACTCTGCTGGCTCAAAGGTAAAAAAGCTCTCAGGTCTCCACAAAGAAATATGCCAACAGCTGAAATAAGGCATGTTTGCTTAGCTAAGTGGGCATCTCCTAAATCCTCCTTAAAATTCTCTGGGTAGCTGGGGATTGCTGCTGTGTAGAACAGGAAATCTGGTCAATTTGGTGTTCATCTTTCACACAGGTTTACCACAAATCAGAAACAGTTTTCTGGAACCAAACCTACAATGGGAAGCCTTTTTTGTATGACTTctattatgaagaaaaaaaaaaaaagagaaagtagaAACAGTTCTGGGTTCTCATGTTAACCCTTTCTCTGATGAGTGCTCCCTCTCACCAAATGCCTCAAATGCTAGCTGCACAGCCCCACTTTTAGGTCTTACATAGCAAAAGCAACCCAGTCTGCTCACTTAACCCCTACATACACTAAGAAATAAACTGTAAATAGAGTCCTTATctgtggaaaggaaaaggaacacAAGATGAGAGATTTAATGCATTCCTGAACTTGGTTCAACTTGCTATTTCTTCACCTAGTTCATAAACTTTCCTAACAGAGTGTCTTCTAACTCCCCTCATCCCATCTTTAGGCTCTGTAGGCATTTACAAAATGGCCTGAGCCATAGGCACCAAAGTCCTTTAGAGTGTGGTTAATGTAAGCTGGATGGCAGCTGATCAAGTTAACtggcaggctctgcaggagcacaaGGAGTCTTCTCCTGATTAAAGAGCCTGAGTGTGCAATCCAAAGGAGTTCAgacagaaaatgttaaaaatgcaaCTTTATTGTGAGAGGGATTACCCAAAAGCACTATTAGTTGGGTACTGTTCCTCAGTATCCCAACCAGCATCCCAACCAGCACTGTACCCAATACAATGCTCGTTGGGATGCTGTCTTGTTCATGTAGGTTggtgacactggcacaatgTGACAtcacagtcaatctccattaGGAAACTATACTTAGACTATAAAGTGTGTTTACATTAACTCTGAAATTTTCAGGATCTTGTGCCCAAGTCAGGAAGAGTATCCACAGGACTGGGAACAATAGGTTTTTCCATTAGTATCCACAGGACTGGGAACAATGGGGTTTTCCTCTTCCTAATAACTTTGTTGTCAATGAAAAGccttaaagaaaattttaaaagtttaaaatctTGGCTTCCACCATAACAAAAGCAGTTGCTGATAAAGTTGTACTGCACCTCTTCTAAGCCACTATTAACAGGGAGAGTATTAATTGCAATGAAAGTTTTTGTTCCTTTCAAATATTCtagcaatatttaaaaatagagtTACAAAGGGAGAGTTTCATTATACCTTCTGATTAGATTCAGGTACCAAGCAGGAGACATTTTTGTGGCGATCCAGGAAACGATCAAACTCTTCATCACTGATAACaaatttttctgcttctcttagAGCATCCTCACCACTGTTCTCCCCTTCGATAAGCAGGCACTGGAATACCTGGACGAAGAAAGCACCTAGGTAAGACGTTATGTTTTCACTTGCCTTGAGGATAAGAGATTTCAATCTCAGCAGCAATGCCTAATTTTTCTGTCAGTGGAAACAAAATGACACAACTTGTGATAACTGAATACTCCACAAAGGGCATGGTGCAGATTTACTTTTTGTAAATTAACATTACAGAGCTCTAAATGTTATAAATGGTGATTTTCCTTACTATCTGAGATTTCACTTAcagtgttttttggttttttttttttctgagtcaTTCTGTGTCTATAACAATATCCATGAGAcataaaatgagaaattaatcCACAAGTTCTCCCATATTTATGTCACATTATACCTACCCATTTTCAAACATATTTCTAGTAAAAAAATAATACGTGTACACTACCCTCTAATACTCTGTAAGAGAAAATTATTATACACCTATACCTTGGTAAAAATCTATTTACTTTAATGTGTCATTGTTCAgtaatttttcctaattttctctACATCATAACATATTTTCACATGTTAAAGGCTTTCTGTgctaattttaatatattaaaacaaCCTAGATCTAGACACACTGAAATAGTAATTTTCTGTACATaacacaaccaaaaaaaaccattCTTGATCTACGGGGCTCCATTTAAGTGCTGAATGAGTTAGAACCTATCTCAGCACCAGGCAACATTGACAAGAAGGCTCCTgacaccagcccaggctggagctggaggtAAGACTCAGGTCAACAGAGGTTCAGACAACTCCAGGACTTGATTATTACTTTTCTTTGAACAGGAAACATGTGGTATATACTACTTTCTTACCTTCCAGCGCACAGGGTTCAGTGCCTTGATCTGCTCATTCATATCTTCCTCAACATTAAATCTGTTGAtgactgaatttattttaaaagcaacagcATACTCTCGGCACCACTGCCTCAGTTTATGGAGATTTTCCACATGGTTCTTCTTTCCTTGACGACGGCCAATTAAAACATTGACATCCTCATCAAAACTATCGCATGAAATTGCCAGAATATCTAAATATTCACCtgaaaacaagttttaaaaattgattaaTATCCAGTCCATCAGCTAAAAGCTGTCAGGACTCTAGTCATTTTCACTTCCTTGTCATCTGATGCAAAATGCCATGTAAATGCAGTTCTGTGGAGTCATCCCATCAACCACAAAagccacagcaacagcagcatAGAAACACatagtttgtgtgtgtgtgtgtccccagcaaTATGGAAACAGGTGGAACATATGGAAACATTTGGTATAATGGTgtaattattgttttattacACCATTATACCAGAAGGTTTTTGTGGTATAATGCCTACCTTTACAGGAGATAATCAACACTGTTTCACTGGCATTTACATTTGATTTGCATTTACTAAAAATTAAGCACTAAGAAACCATCTCCCACTTGCCCCCCAGCCCATCCATGGGTGAGGCTGCCCCATGGAggctctccagccctgccagtgcaGCTGTGCCCGTGCTCCCTCCTTACCGTACTTCTCGAACCACTGCTTTCTGATCAGGCTGCCATTGCTGACAATGCTGACACTTGGGAGCTCCAACTCCTGCTTGCAAAACTGGACCAGTTTGCCTACAAATTCGCCTCTGTCCTGAAGAAATGGTTCTCCTCCCGAGAAATTGATTTTCTCCATTCCTAGAGAAGGACCGAAGAAAGATGCTATGAACAACCTCTGCTGCCCATCGCCTGCTCCTGTTCAATGTTATCAACGCCCCACGGCAGCGGGACAAGGGACATCCCCGGGATAACTTTTTCCACGGCACTTGGTCCTGCGGGGTCCCTCTTCCCCGGTTCCCTCCGGACCCACCTCTCCTGCACTCACCTCCTTCCTTGAGCATCGCCAGCCCCCGCTTGGCCTCCTCCAGGGGCAGCACGAAGGAGGTCTTGGCCGTGTGGAAGCAGAAGCCGCACTTGTAGTTGCACTGCCGGGTGAAGTGGTAATTGACGCTGGTGGGCGTCGGGGCCGCGTCGCCCCCTTCCTGCTCCCGCTGCGGCCGGGGGGACGAGTCCCGCCAGccgggcagggacagggacagcggcagggacaggggcaggggagCCAGGCTCCAGCACAGCGCGCCCAGGCGCCCTCGCAGCGCCGCCAGCACCGCCCGCCCGACGGACAGCAGCCgggccagcaggaccagctgcatggctcggctcggctcggaCCCGGCGAGATGCGCTGCTGCTTCGGACCCTCCTGGGCACGGTTCGACAGGACTTGATTCGGCTGGGGTCGGTTTGGCTGGTCTCGGTTCAGTTCAATCCGACCCGGCTCGGCTCGGACCCAGCGGGATGCGCTGCTGCTTCGGACCTTCCTGGGCACGGTTCGACTGGACTTGATTAGCCTGGAGTCGGTTCGGCTGATCTCGGTTCAGTTCAATCCGacccggctcggctcggctcgcaGGCTGCAGAGAGGTGTCGGCGCTCCGCACTTAAATGTGCGGGGACCGCCTCCCCTCCCCGCCCGTCCCGCCCCGCCGTCCTGCACGGCGGGGAACAGCTCGGTTTCgttttcccttctcccagaAGCGAAACTTGGCACCGAGACGCGGTGTTTTCCTTCTCCCGCCTGCCCCACCCGTGACTGCAGAGTCCCCACGCTCCAGAGCCGCTTCTCGGCGCCGGCCACcgcaggggctgggagcaggggctgggagcaggttGGAGCACCTCTGGGTTTGAGCAGGTCTAGCATCTAGGATCCCTTTTGGTGCGTGAGGTCTCAGTGACTTTGGCTCCTGTCGTTAAACTCGTGTAGCAGGGGGAAAACTGAGCTTGTATAACTGCACTGCACCTTTGTCAGGCATTCAAGAGCTCCTGTAAGTTTAAACAGTTTTGCATGGAAAAGCAACCCAAGTGAGGAAGCCTGATGACTTCAGATACATGAAAGTAATTGCGGGTTCTTTGATTCTTGGTCTCAATGATGCTCCTcaagcaaagctgctgcaccAAGTTGAGCACATGGTTATCCTTAACAGCAGGAACAGTTGGCAGCCTGAGGTGAGACATTGGTGGCTGCCCACTCGTGGTAACACCAGGAGAGACCAGGACAAAGCTGCCAGTTTCCATATTCTTCAGTTCCTTGGTGGTACAACAGGTACTGCTGGAgaaggatctcctccatggtAATACCAGTGCTATCTTCAGTCTTCCAGTGTGTTCAGACACACCAACAGGATTGTCACAAATTTTCAGCCTCACTTTGTCTTcactcagcctgtcctcactCTTGCGTGGGCTGTTTAACATTGCCACTATTGCCAAGGTACAGAGTCATACTCAAATCTTAACACCTTCCACCTGCATGTTGTCAATGGCATAAAATGGAGCTTCCCTCACTTCCATTGACCAGCCCAGCCAGAACTGCTGGTGTAGCCAAGAAGTCTTGCCCTCATcttcccttctttttatttcccttttttccccctttgaaAAAAGGGGTAGAATTATCTTCATCCTGTGCAATTTTCATGGGAAACAAAACCTGCTTGTGAATAAGAAGTGTTAATTTGGTTTGTCATTGCCTATTGTGGAATTCCCATcatctttccttcattttcctgGAGGTGATCTACTGGCTGAATAATGTCTGGATCAGCAAAAACCATTCTGCGCAGTTTTTAGTGTTTGAAcagtttttattattgtttctaTCAGCTGTTTCTTGCTGGCACAGGTTCATACTACTAGGGCAGGATGAGAAACttcttgctgtgtctggctccAGTAATGCCCCCTCACATGCTGCAGCATGATGTGAAACATCTCACTTCTGAGGCTTTCCAAAATGGTCTGAGAGGCTATCAGCAGAGATTATTCCAGCAGGAGTTAACGATATGCTCTTCCAGTTCCTTGAGCTTTATGTAAGATACAAGATCAAGGataaaagcagtattttctaataaatAAAGAGTTTGTTGATCACAAACTTGAAAATATTATTGGAAAGGGAGGTGGACAAGACAATGCAAATTTAAACTGAAATCTGACATTGGAGTTGCTAATTGGTAGCTTCAATGTTTCAATTAACTTGGAGAATTCCGATATGCCCTCTTTATTCCTCACTCCATACATCCCTTCTGTTGCACGGTAGGAATCCTACTTCATGTGTTACCTTCTCTAGCCCCAATTCAAATTCCTTGTGTCCTCATTCATATCCCTTGTTCATGTCAAGTTTAGCCAATGCAGGTGTAAGAACTacattctttctctcttctttgaGATGGAAGGCTCATGACTAGCCCTAAGCTTGTTGCCTAGTACCTCAGCTGGCCGGAAAAATTAGGTTCAAAATACTTAATTTCCTAAGTCAGTAAAGAACACTTGATGATTACCAATTTCTCTCGACAAAAGAATTACATCTGATACCCAAACATTCCAAAAACATGTCAGAAAAATATTGCTCTATaaatcagaaaatgaaaatattagcAGTTTTGgactgtttttctttgaaaacacagatctccatttcaaggaaaaaaacatgcagaaaaCTTTGCACCCAAGCATACTCAAGGCTTCTTGTTCTTTGCAATCCTATCAGTGCTTTcttagaaaaatggaaattatagttctttttactttttgccTCAAATAAGTATGTTTTCAGATTACACTCTCTGCTTTACTGTAAAGCCTCTCAAAGCAAACCCAGACCAGGATGTGGCCCCTTCCTATATACAAGATCCAGTAGCTTTCAGAAGGACACTCACATTTTACATCCCAAACTGTCTTAGCTCACAGGCTCTATAGTAAGGCCTTTAAGAAAACACACATGTGCATTTTTATGCACAGCTTTGAATCTATAAGAAATATTGCAAGCTAGAACTGTAATGAAATTTTCTGTCCTGATGCCTTCAGGAAGAACCTCAGAAAAGCAAACATAAATATTCGTTGAAATTTGTAGGAAGTACGATTCTTTCCTCTAGCTTCCTATAGAGGCCCTCTTACACAATGGAGTCACAGTAATAAAAACGTTTCTGTATTCCAAATCTGTATCTAAAAACCCTTTAAagattaatataatttttcaaaaattattgaATAATGTTATTAATGGTGCACTAGATAATAAATAAGTACACAACTAGCATGGAAGAATCCAAAGGGATAAACATAGATAATGCTCTTGTGCCTAGTTGCTAGGAAAGCAAAACCTGTATAATATTTATCgaattaatgtaattttatatttgaaataaatttattgCTTCTCCAGAGGGGCCATTTGGCAGTTCCAGTCAAACAGTATTTTGCTAGGCAAACCAAACTACTGATACAAACCAGTAACATAAAAAAGGTTAAAAGAGGAGTCATATCACATCACCTGGGAGGACCAGAAACCATCCAAGGACAACTAGACAACTCATGCAAATCAAGCAATGGCAGATGCAATATTAGCATTTGGTAAATATATTACTTTTTGCTCTAGTCTCATCTGGAAAGTATTGCTTTCTCATTGCATCTGCAGCACTATAAATG
This window of the Ammospiza nelsoni isolate bAmmNel1 chromosome 3, bAmmNel1.pri, whole genome shotgun sequence genome carries:
- the RSAD2 gene encoding S-adenosylmethionine-dependent nucleotide dehydratase RSAD2, whose protein sequence is MQLVLLARLLSVGRAVLAALRGRLGALCWSLAPLPLSLPLSLSLPGWRDSSPRPQREQEGGDAAPTPTSVNYHFTRQCNYKCGFCFHTAKTSFVLPLEEAKRGLAMLKEGGMEKINFSGGEPFLQDRGEFVGKLVQFCKQELELPSVSIVSNGSLIRKQWFEKYGEYLDILAISCDSFDEDVNVLIGRRQGKKNHVENLHKLRQWCREYAVAFKINSVINRFNVEEDMNEQIKALNPVRWKVFQCLLIEGENSGEDALREAEKFVISDEEFDRFLDRHKNVSCLVPESNQKMRDSYLILDEYMRFLNCRNGRKEPSKSILDVGVEEAIKFSGFDEKMFLKRGGKYVWSKADMKLDW